The following are encoded in a window of Magnolia sinica isolate HGM2019 chromosome 11, MsV1, whole genome shotgun sequence genomic DNA:
- the LOC131218023 gene encoding uncharacterized protein At2g29880-like, whose amino-acid sequence MLAASGFGWDNERMVVTAPDEVWEEYLKSHPHAARLRGKRIERMDDLGVIVGSDQVTGRYVKGSRTMAASSSRINQDLNETWTELDDDLDDHVDLSDDTLGDSIGTMRGQFSSDTPSMPNRCYRGTPTQTSDTDHGRSGSGSSTKKRQPPP is encoded by the exons ATGCTTGCTGCTAGTGGATTCGGCTGGGACAATGAGCGTATGGTGGTAACTGCGCCAGATGAAGTATGGGAAGAGTATCTCAAG TCACACCCACACGCTGCAAGACTAAGGGGCAAGAGGATCGAGAGAATGGATGACCTAGGGGTTATCGTTGGCTCTGATCAAGTGACCGGACGTTATGTAAAGGGATCTAGGACAATGGCTGCATCGTCATCTAGGATTAATCAAGATCTGAATGAGACTTGGACGGAGTTAGATGACGATCTTGACGATCATGTTGACCTCTCCGATGATACATTAGGGGATTCTATAGGGACCATGCGCGGTCAATTTTCCTCGGACACACCGAGCATGCCAAATCGATGCTATCGCGGCACTCCCACTCAGACATCTGATACAGATCATGGCcgcagtgggagtgggagtagCACCAAAAAACGACAACCCCCACCTTGA